The Desulforegula conservatrix Mb1Pa DNA window GAGCTTGAGATCAGTAATAAGGCCATAAGAATAAGCGGAGAAAGAAAAAGCACTCAGTTCGATGGAGGCCCGACATATCGTTTGGCTGAGATTCAGTATGGGCAATTTGAAAGAATTCTTTATCTGCCGGCTCCCATCGATGTGGACAAAGTTTCCGCATCATATACGAATGGGCTGCTTAAGATTTTCATGGCAAAGCTGGCCCTCGACAAGGTTCAGAAGATTCAGATCGAGGGTGATTAATCCTAATTTCAGTCGCT harbors:
- a CDS encoding Hsp20/alpha crystallin family protein, translating into MSYIKIRFGNTLDNLGSGINRSMEEILGPFSPIFALSERKWKPFMDIYESENEIIVLAEIAGIDKDDLELEISNKAIRISGERKSTQFDGGPTYRLAEIQYGQFERILYLPAPIDVDKVSASYTNGLLKIFMAKLALDKVQKIQIEGD